One Candidatus Obscuribacterales bacterium genomic window carries:
- a CDS encoding glucosyltransferase domain-containing protein, translated as MTTTSNPVTKSQDKKQSRLPFINDGLIALAAFLLLEFLCFGLILNRIGFYMDDWSMYSNLHFGPKPWWDLTLECLKDPKVIIRPLEGPYFAALFTWFGGSPFGHHLVNALFEAFGAWFLYLGLARVSHNKRLSFLASALFLMYPNHDATHYWITASSATVSLTLYTLSFWQAVKGFQEKRIGLVFLSAFSFLLSVFNYESFLPLFPFTFVCCLFIALEGHTQKAKAALQTALYFSPYVAITVITWWYRRVYLPKVLPESWTPAAGFDINHIITVYKEGFNDNLLAPAALFFIEQANKALATGVTPIEWLFFAIAAIAVATTPFLLAKSESEIEPATFAKLLAAGFITILSSYSIYGLALTYVPRLDTIINRINAGASIGSAIIITCAIFFIAQAINKRATVIPVLLGTLLVGLFILSNWGLSKPWIASWGVQKHIRTIIEKNRDTFKSGDSILLANAPRYVMWAPLFDGVWDFQTMVRWCLDNKHINAGVVSERIVLSKDDARDVSRGYLCGTYPYKTMHLLTPGPETWYAVPNGETFIAIIEKNGMAFGLDKSMPAQWRAQLGIQK; from the coding sequence ATGACAACAACAAGCAACCCAGTCACAAAGTCGCAAGACAAGAAACAATCACGCCTACCCTTCATCAACGATGGGCTGATTGCTTTGGCGGCATTTCTTCTATTGGAATTTCTGTGTTTCGGACTCATCCTAAATAGAATCGGCTTCTATATGGACGATTGGAGCATGTACTCCAATTTGCACTTTGGTCCAAAACCCTGGTGGGATTTGACCCTGGAATGCCTCAAGGATCCCAAAGTGATAATCAGACCTTTGGAAGGTCCATATTTTGCGGCGCTCTTTACTTGGTTCGGTGGCAGTCCCTTCGGACATCACCTGGTCAATGCCTTATTTGAAGCGTTTGGCGCCTGGTTCCTTTATTTAGGACTAGCTCGAGTTTCACACAACAAGAGACTGTCGTTTTTGGCTTCGGCACTATTTCTCATGTATCCAAATCATGATGCAACGCATTATTGGATAACAGCGAGTTCTGCCACAGTCAGCTTGACGCTCTACACATTATCTTTCTGGCAGGCAGTTAAAGGCTTCCAGGAAAAACGTATTGGACTTGTCTTCCTTTCCGCATTTTCATTCCTGTTGAGCGTATTCAATTACGAGTCCTTTTTACCGCTTTTCCCATTTACTTTTGTTTGTTGTCTCTTCATTGCCCTTGAAGGACACACCCAAAAGGCTAAAGCGGCTCTGCAAACAGCATTGTACTTTTCTCCCTATGTAGCAATCACTGTCATCACTTGGTGGTACAGACGCGTTTACTTACCCAAAGTCCTTCCGGAGTCCTGGACACCGGCGGCTGGTTTTGATATCAACCACATAATCACCGTCTACAAAGAGGGCTTCAACGATAACCTTTTGGCACCAGCAGCGCTGTTCTTTATTGAACAAGCTAATAAGGCGCTCGCCACCGGTGTTACACCGATTGAATGGTTGTTCTTCGCAATAGCTGCAATTGCAGTTGCGACAACACCGTTTTTATTGGCAAAGTCAGAGTCGGAAATCGAACCGGCAACCTTTGCTAAATTATTAGCGGCTGGATTTATCACAATTCTTTCCTCGTACTCGATTTACGGACTAGCACTCACCTATGTGCCGCGTCTCGATACGATTATCAACCGCATCAATGCCGGAGCATCAATAGGATCAGCAATTATAATTACCTGCGCAATTTTCTTTATCGCGCAGGCAATTAACAAGCGCGCAACTGTAATTCCTGTTTTGCTTGGCACACTACTTGTCGGTCTATTTATTCTCTCCAATTGGGGCTTATCCAAGCCGTGGATAGCTTCGTGGGGTGTGCAAAAACATATTCGCACCATAATTGAAAAAAATCGAGATACATTCAAATCAGGCGATTCAATATTGCTCGCTAACGCGCCTCGTTACGTCATGTGGGCACCTTTATTTGACGGCGTCTGGGATTTCCAAACAATGGTGCGCTGGTGCCTAGACAATAAACATATCAATGCCGGAGTTGTCTCCGAGCGAATTGTGCTTTCCAAAGACGATGCTCGCGATGTATCTCGCGGCTACCTCTGTGGCACTTACCCTTATAAAACCATGCATCTTTTGACCCCTGGTCCTGAGACCTGGTACGCGGTGCCCAACGGCGAAACTTTTATTGCCATTATCGAAAAGAACGGCATGGCATTCGGATTGGACAAGTCTATGCCCGCCCAATGGCGCGCCCAGCTTGGCATTCAGAAATAA